From Sander lucioperca isolate FBNREF2018 chromosome 14, SLUC_FBN_1.2, whole genome shotgun sequence, the proteins below share one genomic window:
- the zgc:73226 gene encoding BCL2/adenovirus E1B 19 kDa protein-interacting protein 3 isoform X2 has translation MSLSGSQTPEDGLHGSWVELEELIAAVSRRESLTGPQDSISSTLQGELERILLEAQMECERSRDSPPQVGTPQSTGSPRPTSEQDSDCITIQEEAERRVDPDWVWDWSSRPENMPPKEFVFQHPKQQGSLSLRKTEVMKRGIFSSNVLLILVPSLLASHLLTLGVGIYIGKRLAASTTSTL, from the exons ATGTCTCTGTCCGGCTCGCAGACACCAGAGGATGGACTCCACG GCTCCTGGGTCGAGCTGGAGGAACTGATCGCAGCCGTGAGCCGCAGGGAGAGTCTGACAGGGCCACAGGACAGCATCTCGTCCACCCTGCAGGGGGAGCTGGAGAGGATCCTTCTGGAGGCACAGATGGAGTGTGAGAGGAGTAGAGACAG TCCTCCACAGGTGGGGACTCCACAGTCCACTGGTTCCCCAAGACCCACTAGTGAGCAAGACAGTGACTGTATCACCATACAG GAGGAAGCCGAGCGTCGAGTGGACCCTGACTGGGTGTGGGACTGGTCCAGTAGACCTGAAAACATGCCACCAAA AGAGTTTGTGTTTCAGCACCCGAAGCAGCAGGGCTCTCTCAGCTTGAGGAAAACAGAGGTGATGAAGAGAGGAATCTTCTCTTCCAACGTTCTCCTCATCCTTGTTCCCTCTCTGCTGGCTTCACACCTGCTCACACTTGGAGTCGG GATCTACATAGGAAAGCGATTGGCCGCTTCTACGACCAGCACGCTGTGA
- the zgc:73226 gene encoding BCL2/adenovirus E1B 19 kDa protein-interacting protein 3 isoform X1, whose protein sequence is MVVHGPAGRLFCCYIMTCSWVELEELIAAVSRRESLTGPQDSISSTLQGELERILLEAQMECERSRDSPPQVGTPQSTGSPRPTSEQDSDCITIQEEAERRVDPDWVWDWSSRPENMPPKEFVFQHPKQQGSLSLRKTEVMKRGIFSSNVLLILVPSLLASHLLTLGVGIYIGKRLAASTTSTL, encoded by the exons ATGGTGGTACATGGACCAGCAGGCCGTTTGTTTTGCTGTTATATCATGACGT GCTCCTGGGTCGAGCTGGAGGAACTGATCGCAGCCGTGAGCCGCAGGGAGAGTCTGACAGGGCCACAGGACAGCATCTCGTCCACCCTGCAGGGGGAGCTGGAGAGGATCCTTCTGGAGGCACAGATGGAGTGTGAGAGGAGTAGAGACAG TCCTCCACAGGTGGGGACTCCACAGTCCACTGGTTCCCCAAGACCCACTAGTGAGCAAGACAGTGACTGTATCACCATACAG GAGGAAGCCGAGCGTCGAGTGGACCCTGACTGGGTGTGGGACTGGTCCAGTAGACCTGAAAACATGCCACCAAA AGAGTTTGTGTTTCAGCACCCGAAGCAGCAGGGCTCTCTCAGCTTGAGGAAAACAGAGGTGATGAAGAGAGGAATCTTCTCTTCCAACGTTCTCCTCATCCTTGTTCCCTCTCTGCTGGCTTCACACCTGCTCACACTTGGAGTCGG GATCTACATAGGAAAGCGATTGGCCGCTTCTACGACCAGCACGCTGTGA